In Oryctolagus cuniculus chromosome 18, mOryCun1.1, whole genome shotgun sequence, the DNA window GTTTCAGTGAATGACAGTGGGGGTGTATTGGGCTACTGGGGCTTTAGGGAGGAACATGGAAACCTTAGTGTTATAGGATATTCTAGACATGTCCCAGTTAGTGGTCGTGGGGAATCCTTGGTCATTGATGGGCAAGAGAGATGCTTGGAGGTCTTTGTTAGCATGCAGGGATCACTGAGGGACTGGTAGGGCTTTGGTGGGTCCTTGGAGATGTGGCATTTGTGGAGGTCACGGCGGCTGACATTCACCAGGAGCTCCCTTTCAGGATCCAAGGCCAAGGATCAGCCACCCAGCCGCCTGTCACCGCTGCCCCGTTCAGAATCCCCGTCAAGCCCCTGTGAGGGCTGGAGTCCTGCAGCCACTGAAGGGAGTCCCATCCATGGCCCTGAGGgtggccctgggccccagggcgGCGACCCCAGTGACGAGGACTGGCGCAGCCAGCGGAAGCACGTGTTTGTCCTGAGTGAGGCTGGCAAGCCCATCTACTCCCGGTACGGTAGTGTGGAGGCGCTGTCAGCTACCATGGGGGTGATGACAGCCCTGGTGTCCTTTGTGCAGAGTGCGGGAGACGCCATCCGTGCCATCTATGCCGGTGAGCAAAGGGCCACGAGGCGGAATGGGGGCTGGTGACTAGGAATGGGACTGGCTGGCTGGTGGTCTGCCTCCGCCGCCGTGGGGTAGGTCTGTCTGTCTGCATGCCTGTGGCTCTGTCCAGCCAGCCTGGAATAGGTCCGTGTATGTGGATGGACACTCAGGAGTCTAATtatctgggggcgggggcgggccctGTCCCAATTTTCCCTGCTAGGTTCTGAGTGACTCCCTGGGATCTAAGTGACAAGTTGGGTACTTTCTTGTTGCCTGTAACTGTGTGTATCTTTCTGGCTTTGAGTCAGTCCtggttctgtctctcccctccccccgcctcctcTCTAACCCACCTGATCCCTTGGCCATCCCATCatgtctccacaaatgcccacattgTCAAAGCTTGCCCCCCATTCAGGCCAGGGGCATGTGTGTtggggaggaaggcagaagaGCCCTGCCTGACCCCTCCTGCCCCATTtctgtcctgccctcagaggACCACAAGCTGGTGTTCCTGCAGCAGGGCCCGCTGCTGCTGGTGGCTGTGTCCCGGACTCCGCAGTCAGCAGCCCAGCTGCGGGGAGAGCTGCTGGCTGTGCACGCACAGATTGTGAGCACACTGACACGTGCGAGCGTGGCTCGCATCTTCGCACACAAGCAGAACTACGATCTGCGCCGCCTGCTGGCTGGCTCAGAGCGCACTCTGGACCGGCTTCTGGACAGCGTGGAGCAGGACCCAGGTGCCTTGCTCCTGGGTGCTGTGCGCTGCGTACCCCTGGCTCGCCCACTGCGGGACGCACTGGGCGCGCTGCTCCGGCGCTGCATagcacctggcctggccctgtcggTGCTGGCGGTGGGCGGCCGCCTAGTGACGGCAGCCCAGGAGCGGAACGTGCTGGCTGAATGCCGACTAGACCCAGCTGACTTGCAGCTGCTGCTCGACTGGGCGGGAGCGCCAGCGTTTGCGGCAGGCGAGGCGTGGGCACCCGTGTGCCTGCCCCGCTTCAACCCCGATGGTTTCTTCTACGCCTACGTGGCCCGCCTGGATGCCGTACCAGTCTGCCTGCTGCTGCTTGGCACCCACCGTGAAGCCTTCCACGCCATGGCCGCCTGCCGGCGCCTTGTCGAAGATGGAATGCGTACCCTTGGAGCCCTGCACGCCCTCGGGGAGGCTGCCGGCTTCTCTAATGCCCCCTCAGCCACTGCCCCTGCCTACAGTGTGCAGGCTGTGGGGGCGCCTGGCCTGCGACACTTCCTCTATAAACCGCTGGACATCCCTGACCACCACCGCCAGCTGCCCCAGTTTACCAGGTGGGCCCCGACCCTGTGGGCACTTGGCTGGGAGGGGAGGCTTGTCTAAGTAGGAGGTTCAGCATCTCATAGATCTATTCACGAGAGACAGGCTGGCATGCTGCAGAAGGGAGGAGTGTGGAACGGGGCTCTTTCTGATCAAAGTTCAGCCAGCAACATGAAGGAATGCCCTATTCCAGTGGCATCTAGTGTTCCCCAGAAAGTCCTCTAATCCGATGGGAGAAGCTCAGCTTCTAACTACTGAATCCTTAAGTTCACGGGGAAGGCGCTGCTTCCCAACTTAATTGAAATCCCTAGAGTTCGATGGCAGCAGGCAGGCGAGAAGGCCCTGGACTAACCGTGCCCTCCACCTTCCTCCATCTTGGCAGCCCGGAGCTGGAGGCCCCCTACAGCAGAGAGGAGGAGCGGCAGCGGCTGTCAGACCTGTACCACCGCCTGCACGCACGCCTCCACAGCACCTCCCGGCCCCTGCGCCTCATCTACCACGTGGCTGAGAAGGAGACACTGCTGGCCTGGGTGAGTTGGGAGGTCTCGTGACCCCAAAGCTTAGGGTTGTGCGATTGGCCCTCATCTTGGGTTTTTCCGATGTTACACTGTGAATCAACTGAGATCATGCATTTTTCTGGCAAGAATCCCACAGGAGTGACACTGTGGCTTCTCTGTGTCATATCAGGATGCCATCCTGCCCCCTGCTGCTGATGCCAGCTCTGACCACTTACAGTGGTTTCTGTCACACTGCCACACTGTAACGCATTTCCCCTTTGTCGTTAGTGGATATCTGTGCTCATTTGTCAGTGTCCTGTTTTTTGCCATAGTTTTCACTCACTAATCCATTGATGTTCTTAGTCTGGCACTGGCTAGATGGTGATGTGTTCCTAACTCCTCATTGTTTTGTTATCTAAGTGATGGGGGATCTACTGTAAAGAACTTTCCCATCTCCTGTGTGTCtgttaaatttttacttttatgtcaGTCTGGCCTCATGGATGTTTCTTTAATGCCGTGGGCTAAAACCTTTTCTGTCATTTACTTTGGCGGTGAATTCATGTCTGCCGTAGCTAGTGGGAGCCTTGGTTTAGCCAGGCTGGTCCCTGTACTTCTCTGGACACATCCCCACCCCCTGTAAGAACGCACCGCTGGAGGGTCCCTGCTCTAGTCCTgaactccactgctttcccaaggagcCCTGGTACCTTTCAGTACAAGTTAGCATTTAAAACATATGAGAACACCAGGGTTTTAAATCAAGAGGTCAAGAACAGCGTCCCTATGGGATTGCCTCTCAGTAGAGATGGGGTACTGGGCTACGTGAGTATCTGGAGGAAGGGCACCCCGGCAGAGGAAAGAACACTGCAGATTCTGTGCGATGAGACTGAGCGTACTTGTATCTGAGGAACAACAAGGAAaggaagcaggagctggaacagaagaagtggaggggagggggcacaggagGGTTCTGCTGACCTGGTGGAGTGAAGTCTGCGTGTCCGTTTCCATTATATCCAGGGTACAGGTGTGTAGAGCTTAGAACAGGGCCCTGTGTACACTGGAAAGCATTCTCACTATTTTCCCCAGTCCATCTGTCCATAGACGAGCAAACTAAGGTCCAGAgagtacacacacatgcatggctAGGCCCAGCTGACAGCCCATCGCCCAGTCTGCAGCAGCCCTGGATGGCAGTTGCTGCAGGAGGCAGttgtggggctgggtgagggcaGACAGCATTGTCCgtggccagctccagcccttcTGACTGTCTTTTCCCAAACTCCCAGGTGACCTCCAAATTTGAGCTCTATACCTGCCTCAGCCCCCTGGTGACCAAGGCAGGTGCCATCTTGGTCGTGACCAAACTCCTGCGCTGggtgaaaaaagaagaagaccggCTCTTCATTCGTTACCCGCCCAAGTACTCCACACCCCCAGCCACCTCTGCGGACCAAGCGCCCCACAATGGCCTGTTCACCGGACTCTGAAAGGTGGAGCTCCCAGACAAGGCAGCGCTGGGAGTGGCCGGCCCTGGCTTGTCCCTTCTGACTCTGTGCTGGAAACGTGGGCAGGGGTTGTGTCTGTGGCCAGCCCCTGTCTCCCTGGGTGATATGGTACGGTGAGAAGTCCCAGCCACAGATGGGAGATGGGTCGCAGCAACCAGGCACAGGGCTGCTGTCACAGCCCCTCATGCACTTCCTTCGCTGGGGGAGACCGTaggcctccctccccctgcctctgcctcacctcCATTTGGATGATGCTACAGCCCCTGTCAGGCTGTCACCTCCGACCCTACTTCAGGGGCTTCCCTCCTCCATGGAATCCCAGCCCTGAGTGTCCTGGGCTGGCCAGCGTCTCTGGAGTGGCCTACAGGGGTTCTGGCGTTTCTGCAGAGCCAACCTGTGTTTGCCGCCGGCCTGGGGGTATTGTAAAGACAACGTACATAAAAGACCTAAACCAAGTCCAAGGATAGTCCTTTGCCCTTCATATACTTTACCCCGCCAAAACGACCCCATCCATGCTGGCCACTGCTAAGAAGGTGGCCTCCAGTGTCCATTTGTGTGACCCAGGACGTGCAGCACCTGCCTGCACAGTGGCTGAGAGCCCGAATTTTTACCCAGAAGGTGCGGTTTGCATCTAAGGTTTATTTTACTGTGTTGTCAAACAGAGATAACCTCTCATAGGCCTCTCATGAACATCTGTAAAGGAAGAGGGACTGGAACTCGGGGGTGCCCCAGACGCAGCACGTGCACCTGTGTCCCCAGGCCTTGGTAACCTGCGCAACACATGCAGCCTACGCAGCGAGACCCCGCCCCCGGGGCTTGTGTGTGTGCTCTCAACCCCAGCTCCCCACCTGGCCAGCATACCCTGGAGTCGGAGTACGGCCGCGCGGTCGTCGTGCGCGCTGCTAACTGCCGATCAGGGTCACCCGTAGGCCTTGCGCACCGCAGACACCTGTTGCCTCTCGGCCTTAGTCAACGGGTGGGGAAAGTGCACTGTGCGCATGTGCGCTCCGCTCACCCTCGCGTGGGCGGCCTCCCCTAGCCAATCATTGTCCACCGCGCCCAGGAGGCCCTGGAGAAATGGCCGGCCAGTTGGAGCGTCTGGGGCCGCTGGAAGCCGTGGAGCCGGCGGAAGGTAGTGTAGACCAGCGGTGTGTGCTGCCTTGGGCAGAGTGGGAGGAGGGAGCCTGTCTCAGGTAGTGATGACCTAATGCCAGCTGTagcttttttaaataagattttaagaCTTTGATTATTCGAAGGAAAGAAACCTTTTAACCTCTCTAAGGTAGAGATGAGTAACACGCGCACCTTCCTATCGCCTAGATTCCTGGATTAACTTGGCAACTCTTAAATATATTGCTTAAGCATCTTATAGTACAGTCTGCTTTTCTTAGAAATGGCAAGCCAGGGCGGGGAGGGATATTCCGACAAAAACCGCCGAGCTGCTGCCGCCCCCAAAAATATTAGCAGTGGTTAGCGGTGCCTCGCACCCGGCCCATGGCGCCTGGCCTCCACGCGGCTTTTTCCCTGGGGCTGACTTGTTAAATGTGACCCCTAAACCCCGACTGAGTAGATGTGGACTGGAAATCGGGCCAGCAAAAAGAAAATGTCCCGAGGCAGGGATCCTTCAGTGCGTCGCCAGCTTCTTGTTGTTGGAGAAATTTTCAGAATGGACCGAAGTGGAGGAAAGAGCCTGATGGACGCCCCTGTACCTGCCAGTCACGCTGCTTCCGAAGCTGTCGACTCTGCCCCCTTTGAGCCGCCTCCGACTCCCCTTTGTGCGTGCTCTTTGAGGCACGGCTTGAACAAGCACGTGAAGTTGCCGCCTGCCACGCCTGCCAACGCGGGCGTCAGAACCGGCGTGATTCTCCGGGACGTGAGCCTGTTCACTGCTGAAAGCAATGCGTGCTTAGCGGATAGGAGGTGTGAATAATGAGATCCTTAGCGAAATTCTTTTGGGTTAGAGCATCAGACAGAAATAAGACAAATGCACATAGATTCCATTGGTTAAGCCCCTGAGGCTTGAAAATAAAAGCTCAGTATCACCCTTTCAAATTCCTCAAAGTTGAAGTTACACTTAACACCACCTGCAGATTGGCTCGGTAAAGAGAGGCGGAGCACCTGGTACTGATAACCCCGTGCTGAAACAGCCCTTCTCCTGGTCAGAGCTGACCAGTAAAGGCATTGCCACATCTGCAGTCCCCGGGCTAGGTGGTCATGGCAGAGTCCCCAGGCCCGTGGACCAGGCGTGGTCAGGAGTGTCGCTGTAGGCCCAGCACAGGTACAGTCACAGAAATGGCCTCATCGGGGTGTATCCACGCACCCTCTAGAATGCccctgagggttttttttaaaagacatcgggggaaaataattaaaattaagtccCAAATTAATTTAACTTAGGAATTTGATTGTCAGTGGATCAGATCATTGTTCATTGGTCCAGAATGAGCTCCAACCAGCACATTTTTATTAGAGAAAAGCCAGCAAGGATTGAAAGAAACAAGAAGGGGGTTGTCAGACCATGCCGTTGTGCACAAGCGACTTGAGACGTAGCACCTGACTGGTCACTCTGGGCAAGGGACTCGCACTGGGGGGGTGATGCAGGGCTGGAGGCAGTATTTTgatttactgttttgtttttcttttagaaacataTGAGGAgtgtgtaattttaaaatataagttgaaATTGTGAAAGGTGTCTGAGGGTACGTGATTGTTGTTACACTGTGGTTACACACAGCGACCGGGTAGATACCGTTGTATATAGGGGGTGTACACTGGGATATCAGGGAGCAATGGGTCATGTCTGCA includes these proteins:
- the MON1B gene encoding vacuolar fusion protein MON1 homolog B isoform X1 — encoded protein: MEAGGDAAAAAPGGAEDLGDTRLPGEETAAGGGGGGVPAGPPDPGGGGLEETGSKAKDQPPSRLSPLPRSESPSSPCEGWSPAATEGSPIHGPEGGPGPQGGDPSDEDWRSQRKHVFVLSEAGKPIYSRYGSVEALSATMGVMTALVSFVQSAGDAIRAIYAEDHKLVFLQQGPLLLVAVSRTPQSAAQLRGELLAVHAQIVSTLTRASVARIFAHKQNYDLRRLLAGSERTLDRLLDSVEQDPGALLLGAVRCVPLARPLRDALGALLRRCIAPGLALSVLAVGGRLVTAAQERNVLAECRLDPADLQLLLDWAGAPAFAAGEAWAPVCLPRFNPDGFFYAYVARLDAVPVCLLLLGTHREAFHAMAACRRLVEDGMRTLGALHALGEAAGFSNAPSATAPAYSVQAVGAPGLRHFLYKPLDIPDHHRQLPQFTSPELEAPYSREEERQRLSDLYHRLHARLHSTSRPLRLIYHVAEKETLLAWVTSKFELYTCLSPLVTKAGAILVVTKLLRWVKKEEDRLFIRYPPKYSTPPATSADQAPHNGLFTGL
- the MON1B gene encoding vacuolar fusion protein MON1 homolog B isoform X2 → MEAGGDAAAAAPGGAEDLGDTRLPGEETAAGGGGGGVPAGPPDPGGSKAKDQPPSRLSPLPRSESPSSPCEGWSPAATEGSPIHGPEGGPGPQGGDPSDEDWRSQRKHVFVLSEAGKPIYSRYGSVEALSATMGVMTALVSFVQSAGDAIRAIYAEDHKLVFLQQGPLLLVAVSRTPQSAAQLRGELLAVHAQIVSTLTRASVARIFAHKQNYDLRRLLAGSERTLDRLLDSVEQDPGALLLGAVRCVPLARPLRDALGALLRRCIAPGLALSVLAVGGRLVTAAQERNVLAECRLDPADLQLLLDWAGAPAFAAGEAWAPVCLPRFNPDGFFYAYVARLDAVPVCLLLLGTHREAFHAMAACRRLVEDGMRTLGALHALGEAAGFSNAPSATAPAYSVQAVGAPGLRHFLYKPLDIPDHHRQLPQFTSPELEAPYSREEERQRLSDLYHRLHARLHSTSRPLRLIYHVAEKETLLAWVTSKFELYTCLSPLVTKAGAILVVTKLLRWVKKEEDRLFIRYPPKYSTPPATSADQAPHNGLFTGL
- the MON1B gene encoding vacuolar fusion protein MON1 homolog B isoform X3, which produces MEAGGDAAAAAPGGAEDLGDTRLPGSKAKDQPPSRLSPLPRSESPSSPCEGWSPAATEGSPIHGPEGGPGPQGGDPSDEDWRSQRKHVFVLSEAGKPIYSRYGSVEALSATMGVMTALVSFVQSAGDAIRAIYAEDHKLVFLQQGPLLLVAVSRTPQSAAQLRGELLAVHAQIVSTLTRASVARIFAHKQNYDLRRLLAGSERTLDRLLDSVEQDPGALLLGAVRCVPLARPLRDALGALLRRCIAPGLALSVLAVGGRLVTAAQERNVLAECRLDPADLQLLLDWAGAPAFAAGEAWAPVCLPRFNPDGFFYAYVARLDAVPVCLLLLGTHREAFHAMAACRRLVEDGMRTLGALHALGEAAGFSNAPSATAPAYSVQAVGAPGLRHFLYKPLDIPDHHRQLPQFTSPELEAPYSREEERQRLSDLYHRLHARLHSTSRPLRLIYHVAEKETLLAWVTSKFELYTCLSPLVTKAGAILVVTKLLRWVKKEEDRLFIRYPPKYSTPPATSADQAPHNGLFTGL